In a genomic window of Borrelia maritima:
- the gatB gene encoding Asp-tRNA(Asn)/Glu-tRNA(Gln) amidotransferase subunit GatB → MEYKLVIGLEIHIQLGLKTKAFCGCKNDFGGVPNSRICPICLGLPGTLPSVNVELINSAILAGHATNSKIRHVVKFDRKHYYYPDLPKGYQISQNDKPICEGGSLSIETPSGAKKINIIRIHMEEDSGKSLHLLDSENQSYIDFNRSGAPLLEIVSAPDISSGDEAVAFLSSLREIFRYLDLSECNMENGSFRCDVNVNLIVREGGVEYKTPIAEIKNLNSFKSIKAAIEYEELRQQEEWVQFRKTLDTCGKHTRGFDDKRGITVIQRDKETVSDYRYFQEPDLPLIEIDNFYIDNIKNSKLIELPFDARVRLKDQYGLSDFDVITLTADKHLFGYFEEAAVNASDPKKVANWILSEVLGVLNDKGISVLEFNLPPSHITELVEFIVASKISSKMAKKVFSEMMTRNVSASVIISENRLEQISDKFVIKQIVLEVLNENPKSIELYKKGKDHAIKFMMGQIMKKSSGKINPILANEILLESLSNE, encoded by the coding sequence ATGGAATATAAATTAGTTATTGGATTAGAAATTCATATTCAGCTGGGTCTAAAAACAAAGGCTTTTTGTGGATGTAAGAATGATTTTGGGGGAGTTCCCAACTCTCGTATTTGTCCAATTTGTCTTGGATTACCTGGGACATTGCCAAGTGTGAATGTCGAGCTTATTAATAGTGCAATTTTAGCAGGACATGCTACAAATTCAAAGATTAGACATGTTGTTAAATTTGACAGAAAACATTATTATTACCCAGATTTGCCAAAAGGATATCAAATCTCTCAAAATGATAAACCAATTTGTGAGGGGGGAAGTTTATCAATTGAAACTCCTTCTGGGGCTAAAAAGATTAACATTATTAGAATTCATATGGAGGAAGATTCAGGCAAGAGTTTGCATTTGTTGGATAGTGAAAATCAGAGTTATATTGATTTTAATCGTTCGGGAGCTCCTTTACTCGAGATTGTTTCTGCTCCAGATATTAGTAGTGGGGATGAAGCAGTTGCTTTTTTAAGTTCTTTAAGAGAAATTTTTAGATATCTTGATTTGTCAGAATGCAATATGGAGAATGGTTCTTTTAGGTGTGACGTAAATGTTAATTTAATTGTTAGAGAGGGTGGTGTTGAATATAAAACTCCTATAGCTGAAATAAAGAATTTAAACTCTTTTAAATCTATTAAAGCTGCCATTGAATATGAAGAATTAAGGCAGCAAGAGGAGTGGGTTCAATTTAGAAAAACCCTGGATACTTGTGGTAAGCACACTAGAGGGTTTGATGATAAGCGTGGAATAACAGTTATTCAAAGGGACAAAGAGACAGTATCTGATTACCGTTATTTCCAAGAGCCCGATCTACCCTTAATAGAGATTGATAATTTTTATATTGATAATATTAAAAATTCAAAGTTAATCGAACTTCCGTTTGATGCAAGAGTTAGGCTTAAAGATCAATATGGGTTAAGTGATTTTGATGTTATTACTTTAACAGCAGATAAGCATCTATTTGGATATTTTGAAGAGGCTGCTGTTAATGCAAGTGACCCCAAAAAGGTAGCCAATTGGATATTGTCTGAAGTTTTAGGCGTTCTTAATGATAAAGGAATTAGTGTTCTTGAATTTAATTTGCCTCCAAGTCATATTACAGAACTTGTTGAATTTATTGTTGCTAGTAAAATAAGTAGCAAAATGGCAAAAAAGGTGTTTTCAGAGATGATGACCAGAAATGTTTCCGCTTCTGTTATTATAAGTGAAAATCGATTAGAACAAATAAGTGATAAGTTTGTTATTAAACAGATTGTGCTTGAAGTTTTAAATGAAAATCCCAAATCAATTGAACTTTACAAAAAGGGAAAAGATCATGCTATCAAATTTATGATGGGGCAAATAATGAAAAAATCTTCAGGAAAAATTAATCCTATACTTGCAAATGAAATTCTTTTAGAAAGTTTATCAAATGAATGA
- a CDS encoding BB_0345 family helix-turn-helix protein yields the protein MEENDFVKFGSYLRKVRNGKNLTLEMVADDIKISIKYLKALEDSNIEIFPNEVLAVGFLRTYSEYLDIDSRLISTLFKDYKSRLNNSYIGIKPEDKISNSGFLGDNKVPDKKLFFFNLEPLSILKILLGIVGVILLLFVLFAFKEVEVYFKKFFKLSQDEKKISNIHEVSFDEKNFWNVSLKEGDFLSLTYDDNIAKYKAAFISDDLVIIDESKKSKNVFNLGEFKEIDLDDSIRVKIIYENYYYDKLKIAHVSLESFVLNVKYVFETNIDNRFNILNWQFDVRGTEKLPSSDYLTLYSSEKLSNVDLKINFLNDTFFRYADENNLYGKSLFVSKGIPINLTFEKSLILFFSRLSDVNIILNDKDITPFLKEQGKEIFAVQFFWVKTPSGFDLKVSEVY from the coding sequence ATGGAAGAAAATGATTTTGTTAAATTTGGGAGTTATTTGAGAAAAGTTAGAAATGGTAAAAATTTGACTCTTGAAATGGTGGCTGATGATATTAAAATTTCTATTAAGTATCTTAAAGCTCTTGAAGATTCTAATATTGAAATTTTTCCAAATGAAGTTTTGGCTGTTGGATTTTTAAGAACTTATAGCGAATATTTAGATATTGATTCTAGATTGATATCAACACTTTTCAAGGATTATAAGAGTAGACTTAATAATAGTTATATTGGGATTAAGCCTGAAGATAAAATTTCAAATTCAGGATTTTTAGGCGATAATAAAGTTCCAGACAAAAAATTGTTTTTTTTTAATTTAGAGCCTTTAAGCATTTTGAAAATTCTCTTAGGAATTGTTGGTGTTATTTTATTATTATTTGTGCTGTTTGCTTTTAAAGAAGTGGAAGTTTATTTTAAAAAATTTTTCAAGCTTAGCCAAGATGAAAAGAAAATTTCAAATATTCATGAAGTTTCTTTTGATGAAAAGAATTTTTGGAATGTTTCTCTTAAAGAGGGGGATTTTTTATCTTTAACATATGATGATAATATTGCAAAATATAAGGCAGCGTTTATTAGTGATGATTTAGTTATTATTGACGAGTCTAAAAAAAGTAAAAATGTATTTAATTTAGGTGAATTTAAAGAGATAGATCTTGATGATAGTATAAGAGTTAAAATTATTTATGAGAACTATTATTATGATAAATTGAAAATAGCTCATGTAAGCTTGGAATCTTTTGTTTTAAATGTTAAATATGTATTCGAGACCAATATTGACAATAGATTTAATATTTTAAATTGGCAGTTTGATGTTAGGGGAACTGAGAAATTGCCAAGTAGTGATTATTTAACCCTATATTCTTCTGAAAAACTTTCAAATGTTGATTTAAAAATAAATTTTTTAAATGATACATTTTTTAGATACGCTGATGAAAACAATCTTTATGGCAAGTCTTTGTTTGTATCCAAGGGCATTCCCATTAATTTAACTTTTGAAAAATCTTTGATACTATTTTTTTCAAGACTTTCTGATGTTAATATTATTCTAAATGACAAAGACATTACCCCTTTTTTAAAAGAGCAAGGGAAAGAAATTTTTGCTGTTCAATTTTTTTGGGTAAAGACACCTTCAGGGTTTGATCTTAAGGTTTCTGAAGTTTATTAG
- a CDS encoding NFACT RNA binding domain-containing protein: MSLNYDEINTLIKEIPLENSFIKKIIQPDYKSLVLEIYNKIENKTFKILISLNPSTTRFHITKKKFKKNALKLRFSDFLKSKIQNGKIQKAFQMKNERIIYLEILKKDIIILFVKLWPSSPNIIATNPNFKILDVYYRRPKIKETTGEIFLKAKEIHESNKMSDKKIMYLKEEYNNAQYTSYSEFLENYYESLSNKIKAINTKELFIEKYKKELIVLEKRIESFEKQIKLIENIENEKEKGELILLNINKIQKGIKEITLLNYNEEKIKIPLNPSLSPKENALQYFKAYKKGKNSFKTIKNQLKDSLDKFNLVQSKIAMLKIENFIPKEEYNQEETVIKKKEKTPKIGLHFAYCGFDILIGRSAKENDELLRHCAKGNDYWLHTRDYPGAYVFIKKQKNKTPPLDVLLAAGNLCVFYTKLAKKSGKADLYYTQVKNLRRVKNGKLGLVIPKAEKNLHIKLDENLIKKLKN; this comes from the coding sequence ATGTCTTTGAATTACGACGAAATAAATACTTTGATTAAAGAAATCCCTTTAGAAAACTCTTTCATAAAAAAAATAATACAACCAGATTACAAAAGTTTGGTTTTAGAAATTTACAATAAAATTGAAAATAAAACATTTAAAATATTAATCTCTTTAAATCCAAGTACTACTAGATTCCACATAACCAAAAAAAAATTTAAAAAGAATGCTTTGAAATTAAGATTTTCTGACTTTTTAAAATCAAAAATTCAAAATGGAAAAATTCAAAAAGCCTTCCAAATGAAAAACGAAAGAATTATTTATCTTGAAATCTTGAAAAAGGACATAATTATATTATTTGTTAAATTGTGGCCATCCTCTCCAAATATAATAGCTACAAACCCAAACTTTAAAATACTAGATGTCTATTACAGAAGACCAAAAATAAAAGAAACAACGGGAGAAATATTTTTAAAAGCTAAAGAAATACATGAAAGCAATAAAATGTCTGATAAAAAAATTATGTACCTAAAAGAAGAATACAATAATGCCCAGTACACATCTTATTCTGAATTTCTTGAAAATTACTACGAATCGCTTAGCAACAAAATTAAAGCAATAAATACAAAAGAATTGTTTATTGAAAAATATAAAAAAGAATTAATTGTTTTAGAAAAAAGAATAGAATCTTTTGAAAAACAAATTAAACTGATTGAAAACATTGAAAATGAAAAAGAAAAAGGTGAGTTGATTTTATTAAATATTAACAAAATACAAAAAGGAATTAAAGAAATAACTCTCTTAAATTATAATGAAGAAAAAATAAAAATACCGTTAAACCCATCATTATCACCAAAAGAAAATGCTTTGCAATACTTTAAAGCGTATAAAAAAGGCAAAAATTCTTTTAAAACCATAAAAAATCAATTAAAAGATAGTCTAGATAAATTTAACCTAGTTCAATCCAAAATAGCTATGTTAAAAATTGAAAATTTCATTCCAAAAGAAGAATATAATCAAGAAGAAACTGTTATTAAAAAAAAAGAAAAAACACCAAAAATAGGCTTACATTTTGCTTATTGTGGGTTTGACATTCTTATTGGAAGAAGCGCAAAAGAAAACGATGAACTTCTTAGACATTGCGCTAAAGGGAATGACTATTGGCTTCATACAAGAGATTATCCTGGGGCTTATGTTTTTATTAAAAAACAAAAAAATAAAACTCCTCCGCTTGATGTCCTTTTGGCTGCAGGTAATTTATGCGTATTTTATACAAAATTAGCAAAAAAATCTGGAAAAGCAGATCTTTACTACACTCAAGTTAAAAATTTAAGAAGAGTTAAAAACGGAAAGCTAGGTCTTGTAATTCCGAAAGCAGAAAAAAATTTACATATTAAACTAGATGAGAATTTAATAAAAAAATTAAAAAATTAA
- the pyk gene encoding pyruvate kinase: MISKLTKIVATISDLRCEQEHIKDLYEAGVNVIRLNTAHQSREDTIKVIDNVRKISNKIALMIDTKGPEVRTANIENPIIVKTGDKVVISTLPINEPNSFQTNYDGFVKEVPQGSKVLIDDGELEMTVVAKLPDRLICEIKNDGKIKNKKSINTPGISLKLQSVTEKDKRFIKLAAEYNVDFIAHSFVRHAKDVQDVQKILDAAGNSDVKIISKIENQEGIDNIEEIVKASYGIMVARGDMGVEIPAEDVPIAQLKITQTCVKYGIPVITATQMLHTMIENPRPTRAEVSDIANAILNGTDAIMLSGETAYGKYPIEAVKMMTSIAKKVEKHRKMTLYKDELFYDKNITRNYIIKCAIDATKLMDVKAIIVDSLKGKTARIMATYRASAPLFITTNSERLARELALSYGVYSNLVDNNFKRTTEFVVTSLKMLKEQGIVNDKDTVIIISGNPNRNIEKGTEFMEINTVEDAIKGRNI; the protein is encoded by the coding sequence ATGATTTCAAAGTTAACAAAAATTGTAGCAACAATATCTGATCTTAGATGCGAACAAGAACACATAAAAGATTTATATGAAGCAGGAGTAAATGTCATAAGACTAAATACTGCCCATCAATCACGCGAAGATACAATAAAAGTAATAGACAATGTTAGAAAAATTTCAAATAAAATAGCTCTAATGATCGACACAAAAGGACCGGAAGTTAGAACAGCAAATATTGAAAATCCTATTATTGTAAAAACTGGAGACAAGGTAGTGATCTCAACTTTACCTATTAATGAACCCAACAGCTTTCAAACCAATTATGATGGATTTGTTAAAGAAGTGCCTCAAGGATCTAAAGTTTTAATTGATGACGGTGAGCTTGAAATGACTGTTGTTGCCAAACTCCCTGACCGATTAATTTGTGAAATTAAAAATGATGGCAAAATTAAAAATAAAAAATCAATCAATACTCCCGGTATTTCTCTTAAACTACAATCAGTAACCGAAAAAGACAAAAGATTTATTAAGCTTGCAGCAGAATACAATGTTGATTTTATTGCACATTCATTTGTAAGACATGCTAAAGACGTTCAAGACGTTCAAAAAATTTTAGATGCTGCTGGAAATTCTGATGTAAAAATCATATCCAAAATCGAAAATCAAGAAGGAATTGACAATATTGAAGAAATTGTAAAAGCATCTTACGGAATAATGGTTGCAAGAGGAGATATGGGGGTTGAAATTCCTGCAGAAGATGTACCAATTGCTCAACTTAAAATAACACAAACCTGTGTAAAGTATGGAATACCTGTGATTACAGCAACTCAAATGCTTCACACAATGATTGAAAATCCAAGACCTACTAGAGCAGAAGTATCTGACATCGCTAACGCTATTTTAAACGGAACAGACGCAATTATGTTATCCGGAGAAACTGCTTACGGAAAATATCCAATTGAAGCCGTAAAAATGATGACAAGCATTGCTAAAAAAGTTGAAAAACATAGAAAAATGACCTTATATAAGGATGAACTTTTTTACGATAAAAACATCACAAGAAACTACATTATCAAATGCGCAATTGATGCCACAAAGCTTATGGATGTAAAAGCAATTATTGTAGATTCTCTAAAAGGCAAAACTGCAAGGATAATGGCAACTTACAGAGCAAGTGCCCCACTATTCATTACAACAAATAGCGAGAGACTGGCAAGAGAATTGGCATTATCTTATGGGGTTTATTCCAATCTTGTAGATAATAATTTTAAAAGAACTACCGAATTTGTAGTAACGTCTCTTAAAATGCTAAAAGAACAAGGCATTGTTAATGACAAAGATACTGTAATAATTATTTCTGGCAATCCAAATAGAAATATTGAAAAAGGAACAGAATTTATGGAAATAAACACAGTAGAAGATGCTATCAAGGGACGAAATATATAA
- a CDS encoding ATP-dependent helicase, with amino-acid sequence MDKISNFFSSLNTSQEKIVFSKSKNPMLILAGPGSGKTRVIIAKIVYLIKYMNISPNEILALTFTNKAANEMNDRINDLLKFDKKLHIQTFHSFGAWLLRAYYKDFDKNYDSNFTIWDTNDVVRFVKQIDLAPNLEMAKHIAALILKDKENFFLEKFIKFTEKEYEYIKIYEKEKTKNNAFDFSDLIIKPILMLRQSKSLKESIQSKFKVIFVDEYQDTNYSQFLFLKELYLDGMYFMVVGDEDQSIYSFRGARIENILEFEKTFGNVIKFYLVQNYRSNSNIVDIANGVISKNENRYEKEITTQNSAGKRMKFLVFQSTSDEAEYFSNLLVDDDIQTAILYRFNSQSFHFESSFLKKNLPYKVLGSIKFYDREEIKDIICLLRLFINKRDKIAFLRMINKPPRGIGKTTLDKIISFLNDDDVNFNLFCASKKVFSSLKNKAKESLLLFLNAYDELGKKLFEDNYISLSAFIEDVVIKFGLLDYYKKFDKDEKLRNIDELINSGIEYSATFEGLAIFLENSSLSPLISGDFKSNILLSSIHGVKGLEFDRVVISGLEKGLLPAEIEELTEDRLEEERRLFYVAITRAKSELIITLNLRRAFRGSFKGTSLSVFFQDIDKNSYDIIFIPEYLKENFNNFLIDNKRNVRFNIGDCIIYNGEKGVVVDSWYQGNLQFVKISLRNGKKAILSPEYVKKIIKV; translated from the coding sequence ATGGATAAAATAAGTAATTTTTTTTCTAGCTTAAATACTTCTCAAGAGAAAATTGTTTTTAGCAAAAGTAAAAATCCAATGCTTATTTTAGCAGGGCCTGGAAGTGGTAAAACAAGAGTTATAATTGCAAAAATTGTGTATTTAATCAAATATATGAATATAAGTCCTAATGAAATTTTGGCTTTAACTTTTACTAACAAAGCTGCAAATGAAATGAATGATAGGATAAACGATCTTTTAAAATTTGACAAGAAACTTCATATTCAAACTTTTCATTCTTTTGGGGCTTGGCTTTTAAGAGCTTACTATAAGGATTTTGATAAAAATTATGATTCAAATTTTACAATTTGGGATACTAATGATGTTGTTAGATTTGTCAAACAAATTGATCTTGCTCCAAATCTTGAAATGGCAAAGCATATTGCAGCTTTGATTTTAAAAGACAAAGAAAATTTTTTCTTAGAAAAATTTATTAAATTCACAGAAAAGGAATACGAGTATATCAAAATTTATGAGAAAGAAAAAACTAAGAATAATGCTTTTGATTTCTCAGATCTTATTATTAAGCCCATTCTAATGCTTAGGCAGTCCAAATCTTTAAAAGAATCTATTCAATCTAAATTTAAAGTTATTTTTGTAGACGAATATCAAGATACGAATTATTCACAATTTTTATTTTTGAAAGAGCTTTATTTGGATGGTATGTATTTTATGGTTGTGGGAGATGAAGATCAGTCAATATATTCTTTTAGAGGAGCTAGAATTGAAAATATTCTTGAATTTGAAAAAACTTTTGGCAACGTCATTAAATTTTATTTAGTGCAAAATTATCGTTCAAATTCAAATATAGTGGATATTGCAAATGGGGTTATTTCAAAAAATGAAAATAGGTATGAGAAAGAAATAACAACTCAAAATAGTGCTGGTAAAAGAATGAAATTTTTGGTTTTTCAAAGCACATCAGATGAAGCTGAATATTTTTCTAATTTGCTTGTTGATGATGATATTCAGACGGCAATACTTTATAGATTTAATTCCCAATCTTTTCATTTTGAATCATCTTTTTTAAAGAAAAATCTCCCGTATAAGGTTTTAGGATCAATTAAGTTTTATGATAGAGAAGAAATAAAGGATATTATTTGCTTGCTTAGACTTTTTATAAACAAGAGAGATAAAATAGCTTTTTTGAGAATGATAAACAAGCCTCCTAGAGGAATTGGGAAAACTACTCTAGATAAAATAATTAGTTTTTTAAACGATGATGATGTTAATTTTAATTTGTTTTGTGCGAGTAAAAAGGTTTTCAGTTCGCTTAAAAATAAAGCCAAAGAGTCTCTTTTATTGTTTTTAAATGCTTACGATGAGCTGGGCAAAAAACTTTTTGAAGACAATTATATTAGTTTATCTGCTTTTATTGAAGATGTTGTGATTAAGTTTGGTCTTTTAGATTATTATAAAAAATTTGATAAGGACGAAAAATTAAGAAATATTGATGAGCTTATTAATAGTGGAATTGAATATTCAGCTACATTTGAAGGTCTTGCCATATTTTTAGAAAATTCTTCACTCTCTCCTTTAATTTCTGGAGATTTTAAGTCCAATATACTTTTGTCTTCAATCCACGGTGTTAAGGGGCTTGAATTTGATAGGGTTGTTATTTCTGGTCTTGAGAAAGGTCTTTTGCCAGCTGAAATTGAAGAATTAACAGAAGACAGACTTGAGGAGGAGAGAAGGCTTTTTTATGTTGCAATCACAAGAGCTAAATCAGAGCTTATTATTACTTTAAATTTGAGGCGAGCTTTTAGAGGCTCTTTTAAAGGAACTTCCCTTTCCGTTTTTTTCCAAGATATTGACAAAAATTCTTATGACATTATTTTTATTCCTGAGTACTTAAAAGAAAACTTTAATAATTTTTTAATTGATAATAAAAGAAATGTTAGATTTAATATTGGAGACTGTATAATTTATAATGGAGAAAAGGGAGTAGTTGTTGATAGCTGGTACCAAGGCAACTTGCAGTTTGTTAAAATTAGTTTAAGAAATGGTAAGAAGGCTATTTTGAGTCCTGAGTATGTTAAAAAAATTATTAAAGTTTAG
- the gatC gene encoding Asp-tRNA(Asn)/Glu-tRNA(Gln) amidotransferase subunit GatC: MKDIHLENSLKLSLVRLSRESEDKFISKLEKVIKLVNEIANFEVQINFDANKKKISTLREDKVRSSLSIESIKKLSNSFLDGYFSSPKVLE; encoded by the coding sequence TTGAAAGATATACATTTAGAAAATAGTTTAAAATTAAGTTTAGTAAGGCTTAGTAGAGAGAGTGAAGATAAATTTATTTCAAAATTGGAAAAAGTTATTAAATTGGTTAATGAAATTGCCAATTTTGAGGTTCAAATTAATTTTGATGCTAATAAAAAAAAGATTTCTACATTGCGTGAGGATAAAGTAAGATCATCCCTTTCTATTGAATCAATTAAAAAGCTTAGTAACTCGTTTTTAGATGGATATTTTTCATCTCCTAAAGTATTAGAATAA
- the amrB gene encoding AmmeMemoRadiSam system protein B has product MVENIFYSNNINSLSFKLAEKKTHKAILTSYGNYEFFLKSECLFKKIISNQTNNVFIISGAKSNFLINISNHHVWKIFNKNIKVNLEILKLLKNLNFINIDDKLIENDHKIEITLNFISNIKEKIKIIPIIFGKTCNKDLIKFCDFLKPFISKEENSFILLSYFISKSTNIKKALKLEENLKNIFLEEKSRTPNLILESYKSKKIFPENINAIMAISSLFKNFEFANSKITTNPPEYLISNSILIK; this is encoded by the coding sequence TTGGTTGAAAACATATTTTATTCAAATAATATAAACAGCTTATCATTTAAGTTGGCAGAAAAAAAAACTCACAAAGCCATTCTAACAAGTTATGGAAACTATGAGTTTTTTTTAAAAAGTGAATGTTTATTTAAAAAAATAATATCAAATCAAACTAATAATGTATTTATAATCTCTGGAGCAAAAAGCAATTTTTTAATTAATATATCCAACCATCATGTATGGAAAATTTTTAATAAAAATATTAAAGTAAACCTAGAAATATTAAAATTATTAAAAAATTTAAATTTTATCAATATAGACGATAAACTAATAGAAAATGACCATAAAATTGAAATTACGTTGAACTTTATTAGCAATATAAAGGAAAAGATAAAAATAATTCCAATAATTTTTGGTAAAACTTGCAATAAGGATTTAATAAAATTTTGTGATTTTTTAAAACCTTTTATAAGCAAAGAAGAAAATTCATTTATTTTGCTATCTTACTTTATTTCAAAATCTACAAATATAAAAAAAGCCTTAAAGCTTGAAGAAAATTTAAAAAATATCTTCCTTGAAGAAAAATCGCGTACTCCAAATCTAATACTAGAAAGCTATAAATCAAAAAAAATATTTCCGGAAAACATAAATGCAATCATGGCCATTTCAAGTCTTTTTAAAAATTTTGAATTTGCAAATTCAAAAATAACAACCAATCCTCCAGAATATTTGATATCAAACAGCATTCTAATAAAATAA
- a CDS encoding LolA family protein → MIKTIFLLVLYPVAVFAQISANQYFEGIYAKYQNVEDMQATINFTLKGLKQSGVLLYKFPDKFIINLDSNNQVFVSDGEFLTVYVPSLGTSFSQQLLKGSSGGGLMKVLNSEYSVSYTNSPNLEALDSSESGKYIKLTFSRKLYKGAATINSFIIAFTPDGIIRRITAYPTSGGREIVIDLTAVKFNVGILDSKFKYDPPKSSNKVDNFLYDIKKN, encoded by the coding sequence ATGATAAAAACAATATTTTTATTGGTTTTGTATCCTGTTGCTGTTTTTGCTCAAATATCTGCAAATCAATACTTTGAAGGAATTTATGCTAAATATCAAAATGTAGAGGACATGCAAGCAACAATTAATTTTACTTTAAAGGGATTAAAGCAATCAGGTGTTTTGCTTTATAAGTTCCCAGACAAGTTTATTATTAATCTAGATTCAAATAATCAAGTTTTTGTAAGTGATGGTGAATTTTTGACAGTTTATGTTCCATCTCTTGGCACTTCGTTTAGTCAGCAATTGTTAAAAGGTAGTAGCGGGGGAGGTCTTATGAAAGTGTTAAATAGTGAGTATAGTGTGTCTTATACCAATTCTCCAAATCTGGAAGCTCTCGATTCATCTGAGTCTGGAAAATACATTAAATTAACCTTTTCTAGGAAGCTTTACAAAGGAGCTGCTACTATTAATTCTTTTATTATTGCTTTTACTCCAGATGGAATAATTAGAAGAATTACTGCTTATCCTACTAGTGGTGGTCGTGAAATAGTTATTGATTTAACCGCTGTAAAGTTTAATGTTGGAATTCTTGATAGCAAATTCAAATATGATCCTCCAAAATCTTCAAATAAGGTAGATAATTTTTTATATGATATTAAAAAAAATTAG
- the gatA gene encoding Asp-tRNA(Asn)/Glu-tRNA(Gln) amidotransferase subunit GatA yields MDLSSLTLTKIQELVLSKKFKIYDILLAYKNNYELNKDINGYIEFFDDSLEIAKRYDDCLKNCELEDLPLIGMLIAVKDNISIQDKSLTCASEILKGYISPYDATVIKRLKDKGAILIGRTNMDEFAMGSTCEFSYYGATVNPLNREYVIGGSSGGSAAVVAAFQAPFSLGSDTGGSVRLPASFSGILGFKPSYGGLSRYGLASYASSFDQIGFFSHSIEDIALILKHTCGADKMDSTSVDIFDNFYPLKVESLHGKNLAVIKELSEDLMDENVAISFTKFKSDLLSRGVNIKEVSIEEINFILSIYYTISPVEASSNLARYTGLCYGKRMSENLSLNDFYFKHRSNFLSEEVKRRIVLGNYLLSEGYDVKYYSKACEILQNLIIPKFNKLFESCDFIITPTSFVKPFRVGLDYDDPVKMYYSDICTVIANLIGAPAISLPYSKDNEGLSIGMQVIGCSKKDFELLSFSKNVIMELGLNGI; encoded by the coding sequence TTGGACTTAAGCAGTTTAACTTTAACTAAAATTCAAGAATTAGTTTTAAGCAAAAAATTTAAAATTTATGATATTTTACTTGCTTATAAAAATAATTATGAATTAAATAAAGATATCAATGGATATATTGAATTTTTTGATGATTCTTTAGAGATTGCAAAAAGGTATGACGATTGTTTAAAAAATTGTGAATTAGAGGACTTGCCTTTAATTGGCATGCTTATTGCCGTTAAAGACAATATTTCAATTCAGGATAAATCTTTAACTTGTGCTTCTGAAATTTTAAAAGGCTATATTTCTCCTTATGATGCGACTGTAATCAAAAGACTTAAGGATAAAGGAGCAATCTTAATTGGTAGAACCAATATGGATGAATTTGCCATGGGGTCTACTTGTGAATTTTCTTATTATGGAGCAACTGTAAATCCTTTAAATAGAGAATATGTTATAGGTGGTAGTTCTGGCGGCTCTGCAGCTGTAGTTGCAGCTTTTCAAGCACCTTTTTCGCTTGGCAGCGATACTGGGGGTTCTGTTAGGCTTCCTGCATCTTTTTCTGGAATTTTGGGTTTCAAGCCTTCTTATGGCGGCCTTTCTCGTTATGGACTTGCATCTTATGCATCATCTTTTGATCAAATAGGATTTTTTTCTCATTCTATTGAAGATATTGCTTTAATCTTAAAACATACTTGTGGGGCTGATAAAATGGATTCTACTAGTGTAGACATTTTTGATAATTTTTATCCTTTAAAAGTTGAGTCATTGCACGGCAAGAATTTAGCTGTAATTAAAGAACTTAGCGAAGATTTAATGGACGAAAACGTTGCAATTAGTTTTACAAAATTTAAATCTGATCTTTTGTCAAGGGGTGTTAATATAAAAGAAGTTTCAATAGAAGAGATCAATTTTATTTTATCAATTTATTATACAATTTCTCCTGTTGAGGCGTCCTCCAATCTTGCTCGTTATACTGGACTTTGTTATGGTAAGAGAATGTCAGAAAATTTGAGTCTTAACGATTTTTATTTTAAACATAGGAGCAATTTCTTGTCAGAAGAAGTAAAAAGACGTATTGTTCTTGGAAATTATTTATTGTCAGAAGGATACGATGTCAAATATTATTCAAAGGCTTGTGAGATTCTTCAAAATTTAATTATTCCAAAATTTAACAAGCTTTTTGAAAGTTGTGATTTTATTATTACTCCAACAAGTTTTGTTAAACCTTTTAGAGTTGGTTTGGACTACGATGATCCTGTTAAAATGTATTATTCAGATATTTGTACTGTGATTGCAAATCTTATTGGAGCTCCTGCTATTTCGCTTCCGTATTCTAAGGATAATGAAGGATTGTCGATTGGGATGCAAGTTATTGGGTGTAGCAAGAAAGATTTTGAACTTTTAAGTTTTTCAAAAAATGTGATTATGGAATTAGGATTGAATGGAATATAA